The following DNA comes from Verrucomicrobiota bacterium.
TTTCAGGCTGGTTCCTCCTTCGACGGGACTTGCCCAACCGGATCGAAACCCGTTTGGGTCTTACGGTCCCTCCAGAGGCCGCAACCGCCTGCCCGGCGGCCAGGATGTTTTTCGCTGCATTCTCATCCCGGTCGTGCTCAGTCGAGCATTCGGGACACCTCCAGCGCCGCACATCCAACGGCAACGTTTCCACAATGTGCCCGCAGCAACTACACCGCTTCGAGGAGGGAAAGAACCGGTCGATCTTGACCAGCCTCCTGCCGTACCGCTCGGCTTTGTAGCTGAATTGGCGGGTGAGCTCAAACCAACCGCAGTCGCCAATGGCTTGGGCGAGGGAACGGTTGGCCATCATATTGCGCACCGACAAGTCTTCCAGGTGGATCGCCTGGTTTTCGCGAACCACCTGGGTCGTTGCTTTGTGCGCAAAATCTCGGCGGCAATCGCCGATCTTGGCGTGAAGACGGGCCACTTTAAGCTCGGCCTGGCGCCAGTTAGACGAGCCTTTAGCTTTTCGGCTCAATCGCCGCTGGAGCCTGCGCAACCCCGCGGCGTACTTCGCCGTGTAGCGCGGGTTGCCAAACCGGGTGCCGTCCGAAAGGGTCATCGTGCGGTTGATGCCCAAGTCCACGCCCACGCTGGCCGTGGCCGCCGGCAGTTGCTTAACGGGTTCCTCCAGCCGCAGCGACACGAAGTAACGGCCCGCCGGGTCTTTGCTCAGCGTTACCGTGGTCGGCTCAGAAGTGAACGCGCGGCTTCATTTAATTTTGAGCCGGCCCAACCGGGCAATGGTCAGGTTGCGATTTCCCGCCTCCCATTTGAAGCCCGATCGGGTATACTCCGCCGATTGCTTCTGGCCTTTGCGCTTGAAGGTCGGGTAAGCCGCCCGCTGCTCAAAGAAGTTGGCAAAGGCGCCCTGCAAGTGGCGCAGCGCCTGTTGGAGCGGCACGCTGGACACTTCGTTAAGCCACTGGGTTTGCTTGGCCTGCTTCAACTGGGTCAATGCCGCGCTGGTGGCGTTGTAATTGATCCGCTTGCCCTGGTGCCATGCGTCGGTTCGAAGCCGCAGCGCCCAATTGTAAACGTAGCGAACGCAACCAAAGGTCCGGGCCAGGAGGTGTTGCTGTTCGGGCGTGGGGTAGAAGCGGGAACGGTAGCCCACCTGCATTCCTGACAAAGGAACATGTCAATGCGTAAAGTCAACCCAACCCTTAACCCTCGACCCCGCCCTGAAGGGCGAGGTTCCTTCCCCCTTTGATGAAATCCAAGCCTCGCATTAATCTGCCGATTTCCAAACCGACGAAATCCGGAGACATCGAGCCGAACTGGCGACGATGGCTGGTTTATCTCGGAAGCATGCTTTTGGTGCTCTGGTTGTGGCAGGACGTGATCATCAGTTCAGCCGTTAAGACAATTCCGTACAGCGAGTTCAAGGATCACGTGGCTCGTCACGAGGTAACCCAGGCTTTCGTCGGGCCCGGCGATATCTATGGAGTGGTCGTCCCGAGACCGGCCGGCCCGGGTGCCGGCGCGAATGCGCAGCCGGGCGTTTCGCCGGCAAATCCGGGCGCGGAAACGAGCCCGCCGGGCAAGAAAGCGGACCAGTTCGGTTTTCACACGGTGAGGGTCGAAGACCCGAACCTGGTCCATGACCTCCAGTCGAACGGCGTCCAATACACGGCTGTAAAACCGGGTGTTTTGTCCCAGTTTTTGACTTCCTGGGTCCTTCCGATCCTGGTGATGTTCGGTCTATGGTGGTTTCTCAGCCGCCGCTTGGGCTCGGCCAGCCAGGGAATCCTTGGAATCGGAAAGAGCCGCGCACGTCTGATCGCCGATAAGCAGACGGGCGTGACGTTTGATGACGTGGCGGGTTGCCAGGAGGCGAAACAAGAGCTCAAGGAGGTGGTCGACTTTTTACAGAATCCGCCACGCTTTCAGAAGCTTGGTGCGCGGATTCCGAAAGGGGTACTGCTGGTCGGGCCGCCGGGTACAGGCAAGACGCTGCTGGCGAGGGCCGTTGCCGGAGAAGCCGGGGTCGCCTTCTTCAGCATCAGCGGGAGTGATTTCGTCGAGATGTTCGTCGGGGTTGGGGCCGCTCGTGTGCGGGACCTGTTTTTACAGGCCAAGCAGCATTCGCCGTGCATCATCTTCATTGACGAACTGGACGCCATCGGCCGCCAGCGGGGAGTTCATCTCGGTGCCGTTAACGACGAACGAGAGCAAACGCTGAACGCGTTGCTGGTCGAAATGGACGGTTTCGAGGCTAACGCCGGAGTGATCATCCTGGCAGCTACGAATCGGCCGGAGGTGTTGGACCGGGCGTTGCTGCGGCCCGGACGGTTTGACCGGCAGGTATTGGTCGATGCGCCGGACCTGGACGGCCGGGAAGCGATCCTGAAGGTGCACGCACGAAACAAGCCGCTCGCCGGGGACGTAAATCTGCGGGCTATCGCCCATGCCACAGCCGGATTTTCCGGTGCTGATCTGGCAAACGTCCTCAATGAAGCGGCCCTGCTGGCGGCTCGCCGGGGCGTGACGGAAGTTCACCAGCAGGATCTCCAAGAGGCGATCGAAAAGGTCGTGGCCGGGCCGGAACGCAAGAGCCGCCGCCTGAGCGAAGACGAAAAGCGGCGCGTCGCCTACCACGAGGTTGGGCATGCCCTGGTGGCCGCGTACAGCCCGCGGGCGGACCGGGTTCACAAAATCAGCGTTGTCCCCCGCGGCCGTGCTGCGCTCGGCTACACCCTGCAACTGCCGGCGCAAGACCAGTTTCTGTTCACGCGTTC
Coding sequences within:
- the ftsH gene encoding ATP-dependent zinc metalloprotease FtsH, which encodes MKSKPRINLPISKPTKSGDIEPNWRRWLVYLGSMLLVLWLWQDVIISSAVKTIPYSEFKDHVARHEVTQAFVGPGDIYGVVVPRPAGPGAGANAQPGVSPANPGAETSPPGKKADQFGFHTVRVEDPNLVHDLQSNGVQYTAVKPGVLSQFLTSWVLPILVMFGLWWFLSRRLGSASQGILGIGKSRARLIADKQTGVTFDDVAGCQEAKQELKEVVDFLQNPPRFQKLGARIPKGVLLVGPPGTGKTLLARAVAGEAGVAFFSISGSDFVEMFVGVGAARVRDLFLQAKQHSPCIIFIDELDAIGRQRGVHLGAVNDEREQTLNALLVEMDGFEANAGVIILAATNRPEVLDRALLRPGRFDRQVLVDAPDLDGREAILKVHARNKPLAGDVNLRAIAHATAGFSGADLANVLNEAALLAARRGVTEVHQQDLQEAIEKVVAGPERKSRRLSEDEKRRVAYHEVGHALVAAYSPRADRVHKISVVPRGRAALGYTLQLPAQDQFLFTRSELQDRLRGLLGGRAAEEIVFDEPSTGAQNDLERATALARQMVALYGMSEKIGLATTAQRPPMYTSDKGFELQRDCSDETARLIDEEVKGILARAYAEASEILSLHRDQLEVVTGELLKRESVDGETFYRLIGQPVPAEKPADFPPVVVGTGE